The following proteins are encoded in a genomic region of Glycine max cultivar Williams 82 chromosome 18, Glycine_max_v4.0, whole genome shotgun sequence:
- the LOC102666717 gene encoding uncharacterized protein, protein MDESNHDMVNMLTQQIGTVINPLIQNTNDSYQMLTNQISRIADFFGAPPIQQPPIRQIQIQAPVQEIQMPNNPGIQMAQAPQPAARIEPPVQQVEPNPGIVLVNRNQNADEVIGNIQQNRFDRQNNLAQMVETILVQNGLNLGLHRPNFVSPLSEYVLQTELPRGVKIPKFTKFAGETNESTVEQIARYLVEAGDLANNENLRMKFFPNSLTKNAFTWFTTLPPHSIHNWNQLERIFHEQFYMGQSKISLKELASVRRKAPESIDDYLNRFRLSKARYTQYLRDMAQLADRVRQLERLKAEKARNSKFHKKEKVAYVETNDSDQEFDIIYEDIEDNEVDLAELKPGPPYVCKLLRPSNGKNPVEPKNDKFVSKTYTFDITKCDEIFDLLVTDGQIVVPKGLKVPPIEQQKKRGYCKFHNFLGHKTSRCVLFRDLVQKALDEGRLKFGEKPKVVQANAETSKAAETLYAEPQEIMMVETMEVSHVQVQDISEEDYNEQMKVVYPQAEEELIDFLNRCKLENKIVMLCPRCSAVCDREATEGLKKYQVVNKGAKQNQRFDKGKRVMVQSNINQKSGRRNTFALPGSVPVEKWMHQGLIRFNKGIMEVGGSSGTKQVGPQEANKYSYRNNYKGKNPMTRTQWRRFQRQKKLAQQNLQTGQYKEVSRRPVKERLLPPVDEDKMEDEDLLDSEPDFDVICVVSILPSEYDVQSEVTEIESEFDHFDMADPKPVCYYVMNNGCVEEQLAYFEKPDFQMKSHLKPLFIRAKVENVGINKVLIDGGAAVNLMPRSMLYKIGKHDTDLSAHNIVLSNYEGKTDYSLGAIQVDVAVGSIVRPTLFLVIQSKANFNLLLGREWIHGVGAVPSTLHQKLIIWREDGIVENIEADQSFYKSEVNNVTA, encoded by the exons ATGGATGAAAGTAACCATGATATGGTTAATATGTtaacacaacaaataggaaCTGTTATTAACCCcttaattcaaaatacaaatgaCAGTTACCAAATGTTAACAAATCAAATAAGTCGAATTGCTGACTTTTTTGGGGCACCACCCATACAGCAACCACCAATTCGACAGATCCAAATACAGGCGCCTGTCCAAGAGATACAGATGCCTAATAACCCAGGGATACAAATGGCTCAAGCACCACAACCAGCGGCACGCATAGAGCCACCAGTCCAACAGGTCGAACCAAACCCTGGTATAGTATTGGTAAATAGGAACCAAAATGCTGATGAAGTAATAGGGAATATTCAACAAAACCGTTTCGATAGGCAGAATAACCTGGCCCAAATGGTCGAAACGATTTTGGTGCAGAATGGTTTGAACTTAGGCTTACATAGGCCTAATTTTGTGTCTCCATTATCTGAGTATGTGTTACAGACagaattaccaaggggtgtaaaaATCCCTAAGTTTACTAAGTTTGCAGGAGAGACAAATGAGTCCACTGTCGAACAAATTGCTAGATATTTGGTCGAGGCAGGGGATTTggctaataatgaaaatttaagaatgaaatttttccCTAATTCCTTGACTAAAAATGCTTTTACATGGTTTACAACCCTTCCTCCTCATTCCATACATAATTGGAACCAATTGGAAAGGATTTTCCATGAGCAATTTTATATGGGACAGTCTAAGATCAGCCTTAAAGAGTTAGCTAGCGTTCGACGCAAGGCACCTGAATCAATTGATGATTATTTGAACAGATTCAGACTCTCAAAGGCAAGGT ATACCCAGTATTTACGGGATATGGCTCAATTGGCTGATAGAGTTCGACAACTCGAACGATTAAAGGCTGAAAAGGCTAGAAATTCTAAATTCCACAAGAAGGAAAAAGTCGCATATGTCGAAACCAATGACAGTGACCAGGAGTTCGATATTATTTATGAAGATATCGAAGACAATGAGGTTGATTTAGCAGAATTAAAACCTGGACCTCCTTATGTTTGTAAACTCCTTAGACCTTCCAATGGAAAAAACCCTGTTGAacctaaaaatgataaatttgtgtctaaaacttatacatttgacataactaaatgtgatgaaatatttgatttattagtcACAGATGGCCAGATTGTTGTTCCTAAGGGCTTGAAAGTACCTCCAATCGAACAACAGAAGAAAAGgggttattgtaaatttcataatttccttGGCCATAAAACCTCACGTTGTGttcttttcagggatttggttcAAAAGGCTCTCGACGAAGGGAGGCTCAAATTTGGTGAGAAACCAAAGGTTGTTCAGGCAAATGCTGAAACGTCCAAAGCTGCTGAAACTCTTTATGCAGAACCTCAAGAAATAATGATGGTCGAAACAATGGAGGTGTCCCATGTGCAAGTTCAGGACATATCTGAAGAGGATTACAACGAACAAATGAAGGTTGTGTATCCTCAGGCTGAGGAGGAGTTAATTGATTTCTTGAACAGATGCAAACTCGAAAACAAGATTGTGATGCTCTGCCCTCGCTGCAGTGCAGTATGTGATAGGGAGGCTACTGAGGGCCTCAAGAAATACCAAGTTGTTAACAAGGGGGCAAAGCAGAACCAACGTTTCGATAAAGGCAAAAGAGTTATGGTGCAATCGAATATTAATCAGAAGTCTGGTCGAAGGAATACTTTCGCTCTTCCTGGTTCAGTTCCGGTCGAAAAATGGATGCACCAGGGACTCATAAGGTTCAACAAAGGGATCATGGAAGTAGGTGGTTCGAGTGGAACGAAGCAAGTTGGCCCACAAGAGGCTAATAAGTACTCTTATAGGAACAATTACAAAGGAAAGAATCCTATGACGAGGACCCAATGGCGCAGGTTCCAGCGTCAGAAGAAATTGGCCCAACAGAATCTACAAACGGGCCAGTATAAAGAAGTATCTAGGAGGCCGGTAAAGGAGAGACTCCTGCCTCCAGTGGATGAAGACAAGATGGAGGATGAGGATCTACTGGATTCTGAGCCAGATTTCGATGTCATCTGTGTGGTATCTATCTTGCCATCTGAATATGATGTCCAATCTGAAGTTACTGAGATCGAAAGTGAGTTCGATCATTTTGATATGGCTGACCCAAAGCCAGTATGTTACTATGTTATGAATAATGGCTGTGTGGAAGAGCAATTAGCTTATTTCGAAAAGCCAGATTTTCAGATGAAAAGTCATCTCAAACCTCTTTtcatcagagcaaaagttgagAATGTTGGAATCAACAAAGTGCTCATTGATGGAGGAGCGGCTGTCAACTTAATGCCTCGATCTATGCTCTACAAGATCGGGAAACATGACACTGATCTATCTGCCCACAACATTGTGCTTTCGAATTATGAGGGTAAAACTGACTATTCTTTGGGAGCCATTCAAGTAGATGTTGCTGTAGGCAGTATAGTTCGACCAACTCTTTTCCTGGTGATACAGTCTAAGGCTAATTTTAACTTGCTATTAGGAAGGGAGTGGATTCATGGAGTTGGGGCTGTGCCATCTACCCTTCACCAGAAGCTCATTATCTGGAGGGAGGATGGGATTGTGGAAAATATAGAGGCGGATCAAAGCTTCTATAAGTCAGAGGTCAATAATGTTACTGCATAA